The following are from one region of the Noviherbaspirillum sedimenti genome:
- the fabG gene encoding 3-oxoacyl-ACP reductase FabG: MTAQNLNLGNQVALVTGASRGIGQAIARELARHGAKVIGTATSEAGATAISAYLAEIGPEAGKGAVLNVTDAAASNALIEQIQKEYGAVTILVNNAGITQDQLAMRMKDEEWDVVISTNLTAVGRLSRAVLRGMMKAKHGRIINITSVVGSAGNPGQMNYAAAKAGVAGMSRALAREIGSRNITVNCIAPGFIDTDMTKALSEQQIASLQQQIPLGRLGTPEDIAAAVGFLASPQAGYITGTTLHVNGGMYMS, translated from the coding sequence GTGACTGCACAAAACCTGAATCTCGGCAATCAAGTCGCGCTGGTGACCGGCGCCTCGCGTGGCATCGGCCAGGCAATCGCGCGCGAACTGGCACGTCATGGCGCAAAAGTGATCGGCACGGCGACGTCAGAAGCGGGCGCCACGGCGATTTCGGCTTATTTGGCGGAAATTGGCCCGGAAGCCGGCAAGGGCGCTGTCCTGAACGTCACTGACGCCGCCGCCAGCAATGCCCTGATCGAGCAAATCCAGAAGGAATATGGCGCCGTCACCATCCTGGTCAATAATGCCGGCATTACGCAAGACCAGTTGGCCATGCGTATGAAGGATGAGGAGTGGGATGTTGTTATTTCCACCAACCTGACTGCGGTGGGCCGGCTGTCGCGCGCCGTGCTGCGTGGCATGATGAAAGCCAAGCATGGCCGCATCATCAATATTACCTCGGTGGTCGGATCGGCCGGCAATCCCGGCCAAATGAATTACGCGGCCGCCAAGGCGGGCGTGGCGGGCATGAGTCGTGCGCTGGCGCGCGAAATCGGTAGCCGCAACATTACCGTCAATTGCATCGCGCCGGGTTTCATCGATACCGATATGACCAAGGCGCTGAGCGAACAGCAAATTGCCTCCTTGCAGCAGCAAATTCCGCTGGGCCGTCTGGGCACGCCGGAGGACATTGCTGCGGCAGTGGGCTTCCTTGCTTCGCCGCAAGCGGGATACATCACTGGAACAACGCTACATGTCAATGGTGGCATGTACATGAGTTAA
- the acpP gene encoding acyl carrier protein — protein MSDIEQRVKKIVAEQLGVAEADIKIESSFVDDLGADSLDTVELVMALEDEFEMEIPDEQAEKITTVQQAIDYAKAHVKA, from the coding sequence ATGTCCGATATCGAACAACGCGTTAAGAAAATCGTCGCTGAGCAACTGGGCGTCGCCGAAGCTGACATCAAGATCGAGTCCTCGTTTGTTGACGACCTCGGCGCTGATTCGCTCGACACCGTGGAGCTGGTGATGGCACTCGAAGACGAATTCGAAATGGAAATCCCGGACGAGCAAGCCGAAAAAATCACCACCGTGCAACAAGCGATCGATTACGCCAAGGCTCACGTCAAGGCCTAA